From the Salarias fasciatus chromosome 16, fSalaFa1.1, whole genome shotgun sequence genome, one window contains:
- the scrn3 gene encoding secernin-3 produces the protein MLPSSCDTFVALPPSTEGQRIIFGKNSDRPCDEVQEVVYFPATDYGAGQKVECTYIEIDQVGHTFAVVLSKPAWLWGAEMGANEHQVCIGNEAVWGRERADEDEALLGMDLVRLGLERADTASKAVDVITELLEKYGQGGPCMEDECGFTYHNSFLISDRKEAWLLETAGKHWAAERVEGGYRNISNQYGITTKIDKEHPEMREYARIQGWWDGKTEFNFAAVYSFLTTARIEASGSRYCEGKKLLEQSNGHITAETMMDILRDKDSGINMEGMFMTTGSMVSVIPTDPALPGVHYFTATPDPDRSVFKPFIFVKDAQPIKETSSPSYGPDDPVKKKPRFQSKPDRKHELFVKHELVAAIMESYKDREQKIRDAMRQLEKKTMEKMEEFLLQGIAEPIYLTNQFSASVQEEICVYNKH, from the exons ATGCTGCCATCATCCTGTGACACCTTCGTGGCTCTGCCCCCCTCCACTGAGGGACAACGCATCATTTTTGGGAAAAACTCTGACAGGCCTTGTGATGAAGTCCAGGAGGTGGTGTACTTTCCTGCCACAGACTATGGTGCAGGGCAGAAGGTGGAG tgcacgTACATTGAGATTGACCAGGTTGGCCACACATTTGCAGTTGTGTTGAGTAAACCTGCTTGGCTGTGGGGGGCAGAGATGGGGGCAAATGAGCACCAGGTTTGCATTGGGAATGAGGCAGTGTGGGGCAGAGAGCGTGCTGATGAGGACGAGGCGCTTCTAGGCATGGACCTTGTTCG ACTTGGACTTGAGAGGGCCGACACAGCTTCGAAAGCGGTGGATGTGAtcactgagctgctggagaagtaCGGCCAGGGAGGCCCGTGCATGGAGGATGAATGTGGCTTCACCTACCACAACAGCTTCCTCATCTCAGACAGGAAGGAGGCGTGGCTGCTGGAAACAGCTGGGAAGCACTGGGCTGCTGAGAGAGTGGAAG GTGGATATCGCAACATCTCAAACCAGTATGGCATAACAACCAAGATCGACAAGGAGCATCCAGAAATGAGGGAATACGCCCGAATTCAAGGCTGGTGGGATGGAAAGACTGAGTTCAACTTCGCCGCGGTCTATTCCTTTTTGACCACAGCGCGAATAGAAGCTTCTGGGAGCCGGTACTGTGAGGGGAAGAAGCTGCTGGAACAGAGCAACG gTCACATCACTGCGGAGACGATGATGGACATCCTCCGGGATAAAGACAGCGGCATCAACATGGAGGGCATGTtcatgacaacaggaagcatgGTGTCTGTGATACCGACGGACCCCGCCCTGCCCGGGGTTCACTACTTCACCGCAACTCCAGATCCTGACAG GTCCGTGTTCAAACCGTTCATCTTTGTGAAGGATGCTCAGCCCATTAAGGAGACCTCCTCCCCCAGCTACGGTCCAGACGACCCAGTGAAGAAGAAACCACGCTTTCAGAGCAAGCCTGACCGCAAACACGAGCTGTTTGTCAAACACGAGTTGGTGGCTGCCATCATGGAATCCTACAAG GATCGAGAACAGAAGATCCGAGATGCAATgaggcagctggagaagaagacGATGGAAAAGATGGAGGAGTTTCTGCTGCAAGGCATTGCGGAGCCGATATATCTGACAAACCAGTTTTCTGCTTCTGTCCAGGAAGAGATTTGTGTTTATAACAAACACTGA
- the gpr155a gene encoding LOW QUALITY PROTEIN: integral membrane protein GPR155 (The sequence of the model RefSeq protein was modified relative to this genomic sequence to represent the inferred CDS: inserted 1 base in 1 codon) yields the protein MEAPGNKGRANFVFRVGEMETPGPTVLSSTMSIDRLFPALLECFGIILCGYIAGRTNIITPNQAKGLGNFVSKFALPALLFKNMVLLDFNNVIWPFLWSILVAKVSVFCIVCVLTLLVASPASRYSKAGLFSIFATQSNDFALGYPIVEALYQSSHPEYLQYIYLVAPVSLMLLNPIGFALCEIQKWKDQGNHQQSKLMIVGVVIFQVLRNPIVFMVVIGIIAHFVLHQRIPAFLSQFLDGLANSFGGAALFYLGLSMVGQLRKLTKSTVVTLILLITAKLLLMPLICKDMVDLLDNSKSNSSNHSSLSDYAFLYGIFPTAPSVAIYAVYYNAELEVVTSGMVISTFLSXPIMYVSAWLLTISWMDPRVLMNSLQNVSFNISIVSLVALVWTIVVMFFSKKFKRLPHIFTVHLFLAQFLTCIAMILWNFVVKEDDFIGQIVTLTLLCTSLYSTYIWPGLIALSILLLKKYEDLIVPPGALVIAGWGIPAAFTAILLLSGEKVSDVIDASFYYGFPQVIITTVVLALGILLGGASMICLSRGSWTANDQNQNVNHLCDTDDELIADPESDRQNLLEAVPESTDVNRACLICDCAAPQPMPDMIISTNANSTPTSHTGQCQNRCDSTDCLLVQAEELQQVADRQVARHALLCLLLTVSLLANLSSCLWLLFNRVPGRLYLELLFFCAVTNYGQGLLSFALFGLDKHLILLPFKRRLYNLWYRKKKEEQPGEDLPEEIRMTCAQFTKYHQQQCFRDIVKKQRCGKKTAVNCFLGCDLVEWLQQVGLAQDRGEAVLYGTRLQHGGVLQHIKQEYDFQDGSLYYRFLT from the exons atggaggctcCCGGTAACAAAGGCAGAGCTAACTTCGTCTTCAGGGTCGGAGAGATGGAGACCCCGGGCCCCACTGtgctctcctccaccatgtCCATTGACAGGCTCTTCCCGGCTCTCCTGGAGTGTTTCGGGATCATACTGTGCGGGTACATCGCAGGGAGGACGAACATCATCACCCCCAACCAGGCCAAAGGCCTGGGGAACTTTGTGTCCAAGTTCGCCCTCCCAGCACTGCTGTTCAAGAACATGGTGCTGCTGGACTTCAATAATGTCATCTGGCCTTTCCTGTGGAGCATCCTCGTAGCCAAAGTGTCTGTGTTCTGCATCGTGTGTGTCCTCACCCTGCTTGTTGCCAGTCCTGCCAGCCGCTACAGCAAGGCTGGACTCTTCTCAATATTTGCCACCCAAAGCAATGACTTCGCTTTGGGATATCCAATAG TTGAAGCCCTCTACCAGAGCTCCCACCCAGAGTACCTCCAGTACATTTACCTGGTTGCACCTGTGTCCCTGATGCTGTTGAATCCCATCGGCTTTGCCCTCTGTGAGATCCAGAAGTGGAAGGATCAGGGAAACCACCAACAGAGCAAACTAATGATCGTGGGAGTTGTAATCTTCCAGGTCCTGAGAAACCCTATCGTATTTATGGTTGTCATTGGCATCATCGCCCATTTCGTCCTGCACCAGAGGATTCCCGCCTTTCTGTCTCAGTTTTTGGACGGCCTGGCCAACTCTTTTGGGGGTGCAGCATTGTTCTACCTGGGCCTCTCCATGGTGGGACAGCTGAGGAAACTAACCAAATCCACAGTCGTAACCCTGATATTACTGATTACAGCAAAACT ATTGCTAATGCCTCTGATTTGTAAGGACATGGTGGACTTGTTGGACAATAGTAAAAGCAACAGTTCCAACCACTCAAGTCTCTCGGACTATGCCTTTCTTTATGGAATATTTCCCACTGCCCCAAGTGTGGCCATCTACGCTGTTTATTACAACGCCGAACTAGAAGTT GTGACGTCTGGTATGGTGATCAGCACTTTTCTCT GCCCCATAATGTATGTCTCAGCCTGGTTGCTGACGATCAGCTGGATGGACCCTCGGGTTTTAATGAATTCACTGCAAAACGTCTCATTTAACATCAGCATTGTGAGCTTAGTTGCACTG GTGTGGACAATTGTTGTTATGTTTTTCAGTAAGAAATTTAAAAGGTTACCTCACATATTTACGGTCCATCTTTTCCTCGCACAG tttctcaCCTGCATTGCGATGATCCTGTGGAACTTTGTGGTGAAGGAAGACGACTTCATCGGGCAAATTGTGACTTTGACGTTGTTATGCACCTCGCTGTACAGCACCTACATATGGCCAG GTCTGATCGCGCTCTCGATTCTCCTCTTGAAAAAATATGAGGATCTGATAGTTCCTCCGGGCGCGCTGGTGATTGCAGGCTGGGG GATTCCTGCTGCCTTTACTGCCATTTTGCTCCTTTCTGGGGAAAAAGTCTCTGATGTGATTGACGCATCTTTCTACTACGGCTTCCCGCAG GTGATCATCACCACAGTGGTCCTGGCCCTCGGCATCCTGCTGGGAGGAGCCTCTATGATTTGTCTCAGTCGAGGCAGTTGGACagcaaatgaccagaaccagaacGTAAACCATCTGTGTGACACTGATGATGAACTTATCGCTGATCCTGAATCTGATCGCCAGAATCTGCTTGaagcagtcccagaatcaacaGACGTCAACAGAG ctTGTCTCATATGTGACTGTGCAGCACCGCAGCCCATGCCAGATATGATCATCAGCAcaaatgcaaacagcacacccacCAGTCATACAG GTCAGTGTCAGAACCGGTGCGACTCCACAGACTGCCTCCTCGTCCAGGCGGAGGAGCTCCAACAGGTTGCAGACAGACAAGTGGCCCGTCATGCGCTGTTATGTCTGCTGCTGACTGTCAGCCTGCTCGCC AACCTGTCCAGCTGCCTTTGGTTGCTGTTTAACCGTGTTCCTGGTCGACTGTACTTGGAGCTGCTGTTCTTCTGCGCCGTGACCAACTACGGACAG GGACTCCTGTCGTTTGCTCTCTTCGGCCTGGACAAGCACCTGATTTTACTGCCTTTTAAGAGGAG attATACAATCTGTGgtatagaaagaaaaaagaagagcagcCAGGGGAGGATTTACCCGAGGAAATCAGGATGACCTGCGCCCAGTTCACTAAataccaccagcagcagtgtttccgGGACATCGTCAAGAAACAAAG gtgtgGGAAGAAAACCGCGGTGAACTGCTTCCTGGGCTGCGACCTGGTGGagtggctgcagcaggtgggCTTGGCTCAGGACCGCGGCGAAGCGGTCCTGTACGGGACCCGGCTGCAGCACGGAGGCGTCCTCCAGCACATCAAGCAGGAATACGACTTCCAGGACGGCTCCCTCTACTACCGCTTCCTGACATGA